The Candidatus Desulfarcum epimagneticum genomic interval TTTTTTCGCGTGAAACCCCATCATTTTCATGGCGTCGGGAACGGGTTTGCCGAAAAAAAGATCAACTGTCCCAGGGCCCGCTTTTTTTTCAACGGACTGACGAAGGCTTTCATCATAGACGATGATGTCCAGAATGCCCCGCATGGCGTCGGGGTTTTCCCCCTCGTCCAGAACCTGGATGAAAACGGACAGACGCTCATAGGCGCACCGGGCCTGGTGATCGGCGATGAGGTCCCACAGTCCCCGGACTTTTCCGAGCAGGTCCTTTCGGGAAAGATGGGGCAGGGCCGCGGCCGCCTCGATTTTTTCCGTGTCCCGGCAGTTCATGGCCCGGCACTCCAGGGGCCGGTTTTCATATATCTCGCAGGCTTTGCGCTTCCGGTCCCAGAAAAGGCAGGAGAAAAGCGCGTTTGAAAACGGCCGGGGACGCCCCTTGATTTTGATGATATCGGTCTGGGTGAAGACAAACTCGCCTTTGAGGTTGTCATAAACGGGCTCGCCCTTCCGGACGCAGAAAAGGTCCTGAAGGCGGACCGCTCCCGACTCAATGAGGGAGCGGTCCTCTGGGTGAAAGGCGGGCCCGCCTTTCTCACAGCATTTTCCGCACCGGGCGCAGGGCCCGGCGCTTTTTGTTTTCTTATTCATTCGAATCGCAGATGGACCTGGGATCGGCTTTGAGTCTCAAAGTCTCGTATCTTTCCATAAACTCCTTTTCCAAAGCCGAATGGAGCCGTTTGGCCTCTTCGGGGAAAGACTTTTCAAGGGAGGCGTAGCGCACCTCTCCGGCCAGAAAATCCCGAAGGGTTCCGTCCGGCTCTTTGGAGTCCAGCGAGAAGGGGTTTTCGCCCTTTTCTTTGAGCGCGGGGTTGTAGCGGAAAAGGGGCCAGTAGCCGGAGTCCACCGCCAGTTTGGATTCCTCCTGACTTTTTCCCATGCCCTTTTTGATGCCGTGGTTGATGCACGCGGAGTAGGCCAGGATCAGGGAGGGTCCGTCGTAGCTCTCGGCCTCCATCATGGCTTTGATCATCTGGTTCTTGTTCGCGCCCATGGACACCGAGGCCACATAGACATATCCGTAGGTCATAAAAATGCCGGCCATGTCCTTTTTGGAGGTCTTTTTGCCGGACGCCGCGAACTTGGCCACGGACCCGGTGGGGGTGGCCTTGGAAGACTGGCCCCCGGTGTTGGAATAGACCTCGGTGTCAAAGACCATCACGTTGATGTCCTCCCCGGTGGCCAGAACGTGGTCGATGCCGCCGAATGCGATGTCATAGGCGGCGCCGTCCCCGGCGAACACCCAGTGGGACTTCTTGGTGAAAAGACGCGACATGGCCCTGATTTCATCCAGAAGCGGATCGCCCGGGGCCTGGTCTTTGAGAAGAGACTTGACGATGTTTCCGTATTTTTTGGATCCCTCGGGGTTCCGGATGTTCTCCAGCCATCCGGCCAGGCCGTCTTTGATCCCGGCCGGGATGCCGGCGTCGGCGGCGCGGGCCGCGAGGTCGGCCAGTCTCCGTCTTTGCTGCGACTCGCCTAAAAACAGACCGTAGGTGAACTCAGCGGGGTCCTCAAACAGGGAATTGCCCCAGGTGGGGCCGAATCCCTCTTTGTTGGCGCAGTAGGGAACGGTGGGCGCCGAGCCTCCCCAGATGGAGGAGCATCCCGTGGCGTTTCCGATGACCATGCGCTCCCCGAACAGCTGGGTCAAAAGCTTGGCGTAGGGCGTCTCCCCGCATCCGGCGCAGGCGCCCGAGAACTCCAGAAGGGGCTGGAAAAACTGGCTTCCCTTGATGGAGTCCCGTTTGAGCAGGTCGTCCCGGATGGGAAGGGTCTCGGAGAACTCGTGGTTTTGGACCTCGGCGGGAATCCGGGCGTCCAGAGGACTCATCTTAAGCGCGGGTTTCTTGGCCGGGCAGATGTCCGCGCAGTTGCCGCAGCCCATGCAGTCCAGGGCGCTGACCTGGACCCTGAAATGGAGATCGGACAGGCCCTTGCCTTTGGCCTTTTGGGTCTCAAAGCCCGACGGGGCGTTTTTAAGCTCGTCCCGCGAGGCCAGAACCGGCCGGATGGCCGCGTGGGGGCACACCATGGCGCACTGGTTGCACTGGACGCAGTTTTCCGGAATCCACTCAGGCACATGGATGGCCACCCCGCGTTTTTCATACCGGGTGGTGCCGGTGGGGAAGATGCCGTCCGGCGAAAAGGCGCTCACCGGAAGCCGGTCTCCCTGCTGGGCCAGGATGGGGCGGATGACGTTTTGGACAAAGTCCGGCGCGTCGTCCTTTTCCGGGGCCTCGTCGGCCGCCTCAGACCATGAGGCGGGCCATTTAATCTCCTCCAGGTTGTCCAGGGTTTTATCCACGGCGGCGATGTTCATGTTCACGATGTCGTCGCCCTTTTTCCCGAACATCTTTTTGATCTCGTCTTTCAGATAGGCCACGGCCTCGTCCACCGGGATCACGGCGGCGAGTTTGAAAAAGGCGGTCTGCATGATCATGTTGATCCGGCCGCCCAGTCCGGCCTCAGAGGCGATCTTGACGGCGTCGATGTTGTAAAACCGAAGTTTTTTGGAGGCGATGGTCCGGCGCATGGCCGCCGGGAGGTTTTGCTCCATCTCCTCCGCGCTCCAGGGCGAGTTGAGCGCAAAGGTCCCGCCGTCCTTGACGCCCTCCAGCACGTCGTAAATGTGGACGTAGGAGGATTTGTGGCAGGCGATGTAGTCGGCCGAATCAATCAGATAGGTGGACTGGATGGGGGTTTTCCCGAATCTTAAGTGGGACAGGGTGATGCCCCCGGATTTTTTGGAATCGTAGGCGAAATAGGCCTGGGCGTAAAGATCGGTCTTGTCGCCGATGATCTTGATGGCGGTTTTGTTGGCCCCCACGGTTCCGTCGGCGCCCAGCCCCCAGAATTTGCACTGCACGGTTCCGGCGGGCGAGGTGTCCAGGGACGGGCCGCATTCCAGAGATGTGTGGGTCACGTCGTCGGTGATGCCCACCGTGAAGTGATTTTTGGGCTCGGGCTGTCTCATGTTGTCGTACACCGCCTTGACCATGGTCGGGTTGAACTCCTTGGAGCCCAGACCGTAGCGGCCGCTGACGATGACCGGGGTCTGTTTCTTTTCCATAAACGCCGCGCACACATCCAGGTAAAGGGGATCGCCCGGGGCGCCCTGCTCCTTGGTCCGGTCCAGGACCGTGATGACCCGGGCGGTTTCGGGGATGGCCGCGAACATATCCTCGGCCGAAAAGGGCCGGAACAGGCGGACTTTGACCAGGCCCACTTTCTCGTCGCCGGCGTTGAGATGTTTGGCGGTCTCCTCGATGGTTTCGCACGAGGAGCCCATGGACACGATGATCCGCTCGGCCTCGGGATGGCCGGCGTAGTCAAACAGATGGTAGGGCCGGCCGGTGAGTTCGCCGACTTTCTCCATGTATTTTTTCACGATCCCCGGAATTTTTTCGTAATGGGGGTTGGCCGCCTCCCGGCCCTGGAAGTAGATGTCGGGATTTTGCGCGGTTCCCCTCAGCTCGGGCCGCTCCGGGTTGGCGCCCCGGGCCCGGAAGGCCGCCAGCGCCTCTGTGTCCACCAGTCTGGCCATGTCCTCATAATCGATCATCTCGATTTTCTGGATTTCGTGGGAGGAGCGGAAGCCGTCGAAAAAATGAATGAACGGCGCCGACGCCTCGATGGCCGACAGATGCGCCACAAGCCCCAGGTCCATGACTTCCTGAACGGACGCCGATCCCAGCATGGAAAACCCGGTCTGGCGCACGGCCATGATGTCCTGGTGGTCGCCGAAAATGGACAGCGCGTGGGCCGACACGGCCCGGGCGGTGACATGCATCACCCCGGGCAGAAGCTCGCCGGACATTTTGTACATATTGGGGATCATCAAAAGCAGGCCCTGGGAGGCGGTGAAGGTGGAGGTCAGCGCGCCCGCCGCCAGGGACCCGTGCATGGTGCCGGACGCCCCGGCCTCGGATTGAAGCTGGCGGACGATCATGGGCTGTCCGAATATGTTTTTCCGATCCAAAGCGGCCCATTCGTCCGCGATCTCTCCAATGGAGGAGGAGGGGGTGATGGGATAGATGGTGGCCACATCGCTCATGGCGTAAGCCACATGGGCGGCCGCGGTGTTTCCGTCCAGTGTTTTCATTGTTTTTTTCATTTAAAAACTCCTTAAAGGTTGAATAATTCAGCCGGTTTCCCGACCACGATTGCCTTTCTCCGCTTGCAGGATAAACTCGTAAAAAATCACGGGGACAGCGTCGTAAAAAATTCGATATACAAGGCGTGGCGCTTATTTTTAATTGAGGCAATACATGTTAGTATGCCTCAATTAAAAATAAACGCCGCAACACAGTAGATCGGATTTTTTACGATGCTGTCAAGCAAGCAGACTTTCAAAAAAATCGTTGCCCTTGTCATCCACAATGACAAAGGCCGGGAAATCTTTCACCGTGATTTTAAACACAGCCTCCATTCCCAGCTCCGGGTACTCCACAGTCTCGATTTTTTCCACACATTCCTTGCCCAAAAGGGCCCCGGCGCCCCCGATGGAGCCCAAGTAAAACCCGCCGTGTTTTTCGCACGACTCCGTGACGCCTTTGGAGCGGTTCCCCTTTGCCAGCGTCACCAGGGAGGCGCCATGCGCCTGGAAGCGCGGAATGTAGGGGTCCATGCGCCCGGCGGTGGTGGGGCCCAGGGAGCCGCAGGCAAACCCCCCGGGGGTCTTGGCCGGCCCGGCGTAATAGATGATGTGGTCCTTTAAATAATCGGGCAGGCCCAGGCCCTGGTCCAGGCGATCTTTGAATTTGGCGTGGGCGATGTCCCGGGCCACGATGATGGGTCCGGACAGGCTCACCCGGGCCGCCACAGGAAGGGCGCTGAGTTTTTCCCGGATCTCATTCATGGGCCGGTTGAGGTCAATGGCG includes:
- a CDS encoding conserved hypothetical protein (Evidence 4 : Unknown function but conserved in other organisms), producing the protein MNKKTKSAGPCARCGKCCEKGGPAFHPEDRSLIESGAVRLQDLFCVRKGEPVYDNLKGEFVFTQTDIIKIKGRPRPFSNALFSCLFWDRKRKACEIYENRPLECRAMNCRDTEKIEAAAALPHLSRKDLLGKVRGLWDLIADHQARCAYERLSVFIQVLDEGENPDAMRGILDIIVYDESLRQSVEKKAGPGTVDLFFGKPVPDAMKMMGFHAKKNAGGGWTLSPGKSVMASEKQWCER
- the por gene encoding Pyruvate synthase; translated protein: MKKTMKTLDGNTAAAHVAYAMSDVATIYPITPSSSIGEIADEWAALDRKNIFGQPMIVRQLQSEAGASGTMHGSLAAGALTSTFTASQGLLLMIPNMYKMSGELLPGVMHVTARAVSAHALSIFGDHQDIMAVRQTGFSMLGSASVQEVMDLGLVAHLSAIEASAPFIHFFDGFRSSHEIQKIEMIDYEDMARLVDTEALAAFRARGANPERPELRGTAQNPDIYFQGREAANPHYEKIPGIVKKYMEKVGELTGRPYHLFDYAGHPEAERIIVSMGSSCETIEETAKHLNAGDEKVGLVKVRLFRPFSAEDMFAAIPETARVITVLDRTKEQGAPGDPLYLDVCAAFMEKKQTPVIVSGRYGLGSKEFNPTMVKAVYDNMRQPEPKNHFTVGITDDVTHTSLECGPSLDTSPAGTVQCKFWGLGADGTVGANKTAIKIIGDKTDLYAQAYFAYDSKKSGGITLSHLRFGKTPIQSTYLIDSADYIACHKSSYVHIYDVLEGVKDGGTFALNSPWSAEEMEQNLPAAMRRTIASKKLRFYNIDAVKIASEAGLGGRINMIMQTAFFKLAAVIPVDEAVAYLKDEIKKMFGKKGDDIVNMNIAAVDKTLDNLEEIKWPASWSEAADEAPEKDDAPDFVQNVIRPILAQQGDRLPVSAFSPDGIFPTGTTRYEKRGVAIHVPEWIPENCVQCNQCAMVCPHAAIRPVLASRDELKNAPSGFETQKAKGKGLSDLHFRVQVSALDCMGCGNCADICPAKKPALKMSPLDARIPAEVQNHEFSETLPIRDDLLKRDSIKGSQFFQPLLEFSGACAGCGETPYAKLLTQLFGERMVIGNATGCSSIWGGSAPTVPYCANKEGFGPTWGNSLFEDPAEFTYGLFLGESQQRRRLADLAARAADAGIPAGIKDGLAGWLENIRNPEGSKKYGNIVKSLLKDQAPGDPLLDEIRAMSRLFTKKSHWVFAGDGAAYDIAFGGIDHVLATGEDINVMVFDTEVYSNTGGQSSKATPTGSVAKFAASGKKTSKKDMAGIFMTYGYVYVASVSMGANKNQMIKAMMEAESYDGPSLILAYSACINHGIKKGMGKSQEESKLAVDSGYWPLFRYNPALKEKGENPFSLDSKEPDGTLRDFLAGEVRYASLEKSFPEEAKRLHSALEKEFMERYETLRLKADPRSICDSNE